The proteins below come from a single Aphanothece sacrum FPU1 genomic window:
- a CDS encoding ParE family toxin-like protein — MRSSRTRDFRQNFAELPPRIKETAKKNYELWQQNPFHPSLEFKEVKPKENIWSVRIGIGWRAVGVMKADEQKIVWFWVGSHAEYDKLLGKK; from the coding sequence ATGAGATCGTCTAGAACTAGGGATTTTCGGCAAAATTTTGCGGAATTACCGCCACGAATCAAGGAAACTGCCAAAAAGAACTACGAACTCTGGCAACAAAATCCATTCCATCCCAGTTTAGAATTTAAAGAAGTTAAGCCTAAAGAGAACATTTGGTCAGTCAGAATCGGAATCGGATGGCGTGCCGTGGGAGTGATGAAAGCTGACGAACAGAAAATAGTGTGGTTCTGGGTGGGATCGCACGCTGAGTATGACAAGCTTCTCGGTAAAAAATAA